The Planococcus versutus genome contains a region encoding:
- the mecA gene encoding adaptor protein MecA, which produces MEIERINDNTVKFYISYLDVEERGFSRDEIWFNKDKSEELFWEMMDEVNEEADFVMEGPLWIQVQAMDKGLEVTVTRAQLTKDGQKLDLPDDIEERRKMFASEDTEATEFDEFEPVFDEPDIKKLEYTFVFSEIEELLPIARRLMYVPIESAVYYFDNKYYLYLNFDEILHSEEDIKNNISIISEYLRTSPLTIHRLEEYGKPIFVKDALSNVLHYFG; this is translated from the coding sequence ATGGAAATCGAACGTATTAACGACAACACAGTTAAATTTTACATTTCCTATCTCGATGTTGAAGAGCGAGGGTTTAGCCGTGACGAAATCTGGTTTAACAAAGACAAAAGTGAAGAGCTTTTTTGGGAAATGATGGATGAAGTCAACGAAGAAGCCGATTTCGTTATGGAAGGTCCACTTTGGATCCAAGTCCAAGCCATGGATAAAGGTCTAGAAGTTACAGTAACACGCGCTCAACTAACAAAAGATGGTCAAAAATTAGATTTGCCTGATGATATAGAAGAACGTCGTAAAATGTTTGCAAGTGAAGATACGGAAGCAACAGAGTTTGATGAATTCGAACCTGTCTTCGATGAACCTGATATTAAGAAACTTGAATATACATTTGTTTTTTCAGAAATAGAAGAATTGCTACCGATTGCGCGACGTTTAATGTATGTACCAATTGAATCGGCAGTATACTATTTTGACAATAAATATTACTTATACTTGAATTTTGATGAGATCTTGCATTCAGAAGAAGACATTAAAAACAACATCAGCATCATCTCTGAATATTTACGCACATCACCACTTACAATTCACCGTCTTGAAGAATACGGTAAACCTATTTTTGTAAAAGATGCACTTTCAAATGTACTTCATTATTTCGGTTAA
- the spxA gene encoding transcriptional regulator SpxA, producing MVTLFTSPSCTSCRKAKAWLEEHEIPYTERNIFSEPLTISEIKEILRMTEDGTDEIISTRSKIFQKLNVDVESLPLQRLYELIQEHPGLLRRPIIMDEKRLQVGYNEDEIRRFLPRKVRAYQLLEAQRMVN from the coding sequence ATGGTTACATTATTTACTTCACCGAGCTGTACATCTTGTAGAAAAGCTAAAGCTTGGCTCGAGGAACACGAAATTCCATATACAGAACGCAATATTTTCTCTGAACCGCTAACAATTAGCGAAATCAAAGAAATCTTACGTATGACTGAAGACGGTACGGATGAAATCATCTCTACTCGCTCTAAAATATTCCAAAAATTGAATGTAGATGTTGAAAGTTTACCGCTTCAGCGTTTATATGAACTGATTCAAGAACACCCAGGATTGTTGCGTCGTCCGATTATTATGGATGAAAAACGTCTACAGGTTGGGTACAATGAAGACGAGATTCGTCGTTTCTTGCCACGTAAAGTTAGAGCTTACCAATTGCTTGAAGCTCAGCGAATGGTTAATTAA